The following are encoded together in the Argopecten irradians isolate NY chromosome 5, Ai_NY, whole genome shotgun sequence genome:
- the LOC138322908 gene encoding ankyrin repeat and SOCS box protein 8-like produces MERENHLILPTAFHPINKYNQSHLVFDLYMAVASGSTQEARNILLSYPHVDFNIPVKGATALSLSLYKRHFDIFYLLMRHYEKSKNLNLNKSSKDHLNRVEPPIITACRMHFFEGVVALVNAGADIDAADNYNHTALWVACRQQMPDLVEYLISNGASVNKTDQFNRTPLLTALTYRVSTFISKYLIVNGSNLQGPKYPIGGTSAQYNPLFWASKHKAMEIVKLLLCAGIPLWEIRSVRRALIMDGDNDMTVLGILDAEINNPPSLKQLCRMGTRTCISRNCNGKEFLKNIETLPLPVILKQYLSLRVLYM; encoded by the coding sequence ATGGAGAGGGAAAATCATCTCATACTGCCTACTGCTTTTCATCCAATTAACAAATACAACCAGTCGCATTTGGTGTTTGATTTGTACATGGCGGTTGCTTCTGGAAGTACTCAAGAGGCCAGGAATATACTTCTGTCATACCCACACGTCGATTTTAACATACCAGTGAAAGGAGCAACAGCTCTCTCACTATCTCTTTACAAGagacattttgatatattttacctgttgatgCGCCACTATGAAAAGAGTAAGAATTTGAACCTGAACAAAAGTAGTAAAGACCATTTAAACCGTGTTGAACCACCTATAATCACAGCATGTAGAATGCATTTTTTTGAAGGGGTAGTTGCATTGGTGAATGCGGGTGCTGACATTGATGCAGCGGATAACTACAACCACACAGCACTTTGGGTGGCATGCAGACAACAGATGCCTGATTTAGTGGAGTACTTGATTTCAAATGGTGCTAGTGTCAACAAAACTGACCAGTTTAACCGTACTCCACTTCTCACAGCCTTAACCTACAGGGTCAGcactttcatttcaaaatatctcATTGTCAATGGAAGCAATTTACAAGGTCCGAAATATCCTATTGGTGGCACAAGTGCACAATACAATCCACTATTCTGGGCATCAAAGCATAAAGCTATGGAAATTGTCAAACTTCTGTTGTGTGCAGGAATCCCTTTATGGGAAATCCGCAGTGTGAGAAGAGCTTTAATCATGGATGGAGACAATGATATGACTGTATTAGGTATTTTAGATGCTGAAATCAACAACCCGCCTAGTCTTAAACAACTCTGTCGTATGGGAACAAGAACATGTATAAGCAGAAACTGCAATGGAAAAgagtttttgaaaaatattgaaacacTACCACTCCCTGTCATATTAAAGCAATATTTGAGTCTGAgagtgttatacatgtag
- the LOC138322909 gene encoding intraflagellar transport protein 27 homolog, giving the protein MPVTLRAKCVIVGDTTVGKSSLCQMFHSDGSHFAKNYTMTAGVELLVKSVNIPETRDSVELFLYDSAGKEIFSDHVTKYWDHLGVIMVVFDVTNETSFSSCAKWLERVRSQKPEVRMPGVLIGNKIDLEQRQVVSPKTASNFAESNGLKYFECSSKEFQNVEAPFYYLANEFYKIYQERVEHFKTLS; this is encoded by the exons ATGCCGGTCACATTGAGAGCAAAATGTGTCATTGTTG GGGATACAACAGTGGGCAAGAGTTCTCTATGTCAGATGTTTCACAGTGATGGTTCTCACTTTGCAAAGAACTACacaatg ACTGCTGGTGTTGAGTTACTTGTAAAGTCGGTGAATATTCCTGAAACCAGAGATTCAGTG GAGCTGTTTTTGTATGACTCTGCTGGAAAAGAAATCTTCTCAGATCATGTAACAAAATAT TGGGACCATCTGGGAGTTATAATGGTTGTTTTTGATGTAACAAACGAGACGTCTTTCTCCAGTTGTGCAAAGTGGTTAGAACGTGTGCGGTCACAAAAGCCGGAAGTACGCATGCCAG GTGTTTTGATTGGAAATAAAATTGACTTAGAACAGAGACAAGTGGTTAGTCCCAAGACTGCCTCAAATTTCGCTGAATCAAATGGCTTGAAATACTTCGAGTGCTCATCT AAAGAGTTCCAGAATGTGGAAGCCCCATTCTACTACTTAGCCaatgaattctacaaaattTACCAAGAACGAGTGGAACATTTCAAGACACTATCATGA
- the LOC138322910 gene encoding ionotropic receptor 25a-like isoform X1 translates to MISVWTSVLGLLVLLHLCGSQAVANSDVGNITVDKSESGVVRYYRSTELFPFVVFVYDPNVGHRDLDEWSQSVVVCLYGRCPLPSEYVIRLLSPQLRYGTLLTRLLTSESDRHTELIVLNDVDMNIPISVLLEHVQSVDVVLVDVKPMEGTFLDSLRKVLSRSDSRKFIFLGTPSLVQNVTALILELSPLVSDTIWLLLDTEGILPICPTCGTSVNILRDDYVHQLDATIESVVRQISNTSEFQANQGTDQFFLSSELKQALAAVQHEIKIFQPTLNGTFAQVGVWNNITETSGRLPVNLTTSGGKLALRVVTVHRPPYVYTETSQGVTTYSGYAVELLSKLAESSGIDFIINECSVTQPFVEATVFTWNECIEDVVSGRADMVIGPIAVTKGRAFLVDFILPYIQYDGVQMITRANKGRRFDFLAIFDHWSMLVWLSCFIFTSVTLWIYENIIKKLERKKNPDVKYCSFQDVVWFIITKAEFECDGIRLSRTSTKLMGFGFWLLSFILLSAFTANLASFMTVYRMDEIQVKAISDLVNKKDVKFSVVWGSDEMLYFENMMKTEEAFHDLWKSSNLYPDYQQYAFNEIVWDYPVRDTFTKLWQSMSTTGFFNTTAEALKRVAEGNFILLTKTDTAKYLISHNCDVKSLGSPMGYHPVGFALKKDSSLLSTLSNSFMQIQQSSGVESLKRKWWENGDLMCDTGEVIQEIGFTEIAYWFLTPLFGISLGVFVLGVERIVRYRISTTAKKYTVRNGYAKSQHFQDNDGEERNGQNTRNTTNGFCDDSSKNVMTAGNKGMSYL, encoded by the exons ATGATAAGTGTGTGGACCTCGGTACTGGGATTGTTGGTCCTCCTTCATCTATGTGGGTCACAAG CAGTAGCCAATTCTGACGTAGGGAACATAACGGTGGATAAGAGTGAGTCTGGCGTAGTGCGGTATTACAGATCAACAG AACTCTTCCCATTTGTGGTATTTGTGTACGATCCTAATGTCGGCCACAGGGACCTGGATGAATGGAGCCAATCCGTCGTTGTATGCCTGTATGGTCGCTGTCCACTTCCTTCAGAATACGTGATACGCCTGCTGTCTCCCCAACTAAGATACGGTACCTTGCTGACACGCTTGTTGACCAGTGAGTCAGATCGGCATACGGAACTCATCGTCCTCAACGATGTGGACATGAATA TTCCCATATCAGTTTTGCTTGAGCACGTGCAGTCGGTCGACGTAGTTCTTGTAGATGTCAAACCTATGGAAGGGACTTTCTTAGACTCACTCCGCAAAGTCTTGTCCCGCTCGGATTCTAGAAAATTCATCTTCCTTGGGACGCCGTCACTGGTTCAGAACGTCACAGCTTTG ATATTGGAGCTGTCGCCTTTAGTGTCTGACACCATCTGGTTGTTACTGGACACAGAGGGAATTCTCCCTATCTGTCCCACCTGTGGCACCTCAGTCAATATACTCAGGGATGACTATGTACACCAACTCGACGCTACT ATTGAGTCCGTTGTTCGTCAAATATCGAACACTTCAGAGTTCCAAGCCAACCAAGGGACCGATCAATTTTTCCTTAGCTCCGAATTGAAACAG GCGTTGGCTGCTGTTCAGCACGAGATCAAAATATTCCAGCCGACACTGAATGGAACATTTGCccag GTGGGCGTGTGGAACAACATCACAGAGACGTCTGGTAGACTTCCCGTCAACCTTACGACAAGTGGCGGGAAATTGGCACTCAGAGTTGTTACCGTTCAT CGGCCGCCTTATGTTTACACGGAGACTAGCCAAGGCGTCACCACATACAGTGGATACGCGGTGGAACTACTGAGCAAACTCGCGGAATCATCAGGGATTGACTTTATCATAAACGAGTGTTCAGTCACACAACCTTTTGTAGAGGCTACTGTTTTCACGTGGAATGAATGTATCGAAGATGTAGTTTCTGGg AGAGCTGACATGGTGATAGGACCCATAGCAGTCACGAAGGGACGAGCTTTTTTGGTCGACTTCATATTgccatatatacaatatgacGGTGTTCAGATGATAACGAGAGCAAACAAGGGGCGTCGTTTTGACTTCCTAGCGATATTTGACCACTGGTCAATGCTTGTATGGCTTAGTTGCTTTATATTCACCTCAGTGACCCTATGGATTTacgaaaatataattaaaaagcTGGAGAGAAAGAAAAATCCAGATGTGAAATACTGCTCGTTTCAAGATGTGGTGTGGTTCATCATTACCAAGGCAGAATTTGAAT GTGACGGTATTCGCTTGTCACGGACCAGTACAAAGCTAATGGGATTCGGCTTCTGGCTATTGTCTTTTATCCTCCTGTCCGCATTCACAGCAAACTTGGCGTCCTTCATGACAGTTTACCGCATGGACGAAATACAGGTCAAAGCCATTTCGGACTTGGTGAACAAAAAGGATGTCAAATTCTCCGTAGTCTGGGGCTCAGATGAAATGCTGTATTTTGAGAACATGATGAAAACCGAAGAAGCATTTCACGATCTATGGAAAAGTTCCAACCTATACCCGGACTATCAACAATATGCATTTAATGAAATAGTCTGGGACTACCCTGTCAGAGATACGTTTACCAAACTATGGCAGAGTATGTCAACTACGGGATTTTTCAATACTACAGCCGAGGCACTGAAAAGAGTGGCTGAGGGGAATTTTATACTTTTGACAAAGACAGACACTGCGAAATATTTAATATCACATAACTGTGACGTGAAGTCCCTGGGGTCTCCCATGGGCTATCATCCTGTTGGGTTCGCACTAAAGAAAGATTCCAGCCTTTTATCAACACTGTCCAACAG TTTCATGCAGATTCAGCAGTCTTCAGGCGTAGAAAGTCTGAAGAGGAAATGGTGGGAAAATGGAgatttgatgtgtgacactggAGAGGTGATACAGGAGATCGGGTTCACAGAAATCGCCTACTGGTTTCTGACTCCCTTGTTTGGTATCAGCCTTGGGGTATTTGTCCTTGGAGTAGAGCGTATCGTCCGGTACCGAATCAGCACCACAGCTAAG aagtacactgTTCGGAATGGTTATGCAAAATCACAGCATTTTCAGGACAACGATGGAGAAGAGCGCAATGGACAGAATACAAGGAATACAACCAATGGATTTTGTGACGATAGTTCTAAAAATGTGATGACTGCCGGCAACAAAGGCATGTCTTATCTATAA
- the LOC138322910 gene encoding ionotropic receptor 25a-like isoform X2, translated as MISVWTSVLGLLVLLHLCGSQVANSDVGNITVDKSESGVVRYYRSTELFPFVVFVYDPNVGHRDLDEWSQSVVVCLYGRCPLPSEYVIRLLSPQLRYGTLLTRLLTSESDRHTELIVLNDVDMNIPISVLLEHVQSVDVVLVDVKPMEGTFLDSLRKVLSRSDSRKFIFLGTPSLVQNVTALILELSPLVSDTIWLLLDTEGILPICPTCGTSVNILRDDYVHQLDATIESVVRQISNTSEFQANQGTDQFFLSSELKQALAAVQHEIKIFQPTLNGTFAQVGVWNNITETSGRLPVNLTTSGGKLALRVVTVHRPPYVYTETSQGVTTYSGYAVELLSKLAESSGIDFIINECSVTQPFVEATVFTWNECIEDVVSGRADMVIGPIAVTKGRAFLVDFILPYIQYDGVQMITRANKGRRFDFLAIFDHWSMLVWLSCFIFTSVTLWIYENIIKKLERKKNPDVKYCSFQDVVWFIITKAEFECDGIRLSRTSTKLMGFGFWLLSFILLSAFTANLASFMTVYRMDEIQVKAISDLVNKKDVKFSVVWGSDEMLYFENMMKTEEAFHDLWKSSNLYPDYQQYAFNEIVWDYPVRDTFTKLWQSMSTTGFFNTTAEALKRVAEGNFILLTKTDTAKYLISHNCDVKSLGSPMGYHPVGFALKKDSSLLSTLSNSFMQIQQSSGVESLKRKWWENGDLMCDTGEVIQEIGFTEIAYWFLTPLFGISLGVFVLGVERIVRYRISTTAKKYTVRNGYAKSQHFQDNDGEERNGQNTRNTTNGFCDDSSKNVMTAGNKGMSYL; from the exons ATGATAAGTGTGTGGACCTCGGTACTGGGATTGTTGGTCCTCCTTCATCTATGTGGGTCACAAG TAGCCAATTCTGACGTAGGGAACATAACGGTGGATAAGAGTGAGTCTGGCGTAGTGCGGTATTACAGATCAACAG AACTCTTCCCATTTGTGGTATTTGTGTACGATCCTAATGTCGGCCACAGGGACCTGGATGAATGGAGCCAATCCGTCGTTGTATGCCTGTATGGTCGCTGTCCACTTCCTTCAGAATACGTGATACGCCTGCTGTCTCCCCAACTAAGATACGGTACCTTGCTGACACGCTTGTTGACCAGTGAGTCAGATCGGCATACGGAACTCATCGTCCTCAACGATGTGGACATGAATA TTCCCATATCAGTTTTGCTTGAGCACGTGCAGTCGGTCGACGTAGTTCTTGTAGATGTCAAACCTATGGAAGGGACTTTCTTAGACTCACTCCGCAAAGTCTTGTCCCGCTCGGATTCTAGAAAATTCATCTTCCTTGGGACGCCGTCACTGGTTCAGAACGTCACAGCTTTG ATATTGGAGCTGTCGCCTTTAGTGTCTGACACCATCTGGTTGTTACTGGACACAGAGGGAATTCTCCCTATCTGTCCCACCTGTGGCACCTCAGTCAATATACTCAGGGATGACTATGTACACCAACTCGACGCTACT ATTGAGTCCGTTGTTCGTCAAATATCGAACACTTCAGAGTTCCAAGCCAACCAAGGGACCGATCAATTTTTCCTTAGCTCCGAATTGAAACAG GCGTTGGCTGCTGTTCAGCACGAGATCAAAATATTCCAGCCGACACTGAATGGAACATTTGCccag GTGGGCGTGTGGAACAACATCACAGAGACGTCTGGTAGACTTCCCGTCAACCTTACGACAAGTGGCGGGAAATTGGCACTCAGAGTTGTTACCGTTCAT CGGCCGCCTTATGTTTACACGGAGACTAGCCAAGGCGTCACCACATACAGTGGATACGCGGTGGAACTACTGAGCAAACTCGCGGAATCATCAGGGATTGACTTTATCATAAACGAGTGTTCAGTCACACAACCTTTTGTAGAGGCTACTGTTTTCACGTGGAATGAATGTATCGAAGATGTAGTTTCTGGg AGAGCTGACATGGTGATAGGACCCATAGCAGTCACGAAGGGACGAGCTTTTTTGGTCGACTTCATATTgccatatatacaatatgacGGTGTTCAGATGATAACGAGAGCAAACAAGGGGCGTCGTTTTGACTTCCTAGCGATATTTGACCACTGGTCAATGCTTGTATGGCTTAGTTGCTTTATATTCACCTCAGTGACCCTATGGATTTacgaaaatataattaaaaagcTGGAGAGAAAGAAAAATCCAGATGTGAAATACTGCTCGTTTCAAGATGTGGTGTGGTTCATCATTACCAAGGCAGAATTTGAAT GTGACGGTATTCGCTTGTCACGGACCAGTACAAAGCTAATGGGATTCGGCTTCTGGCTATTGTCTTTTATCCTCCTGTCCGCATTCACAGCAAACTTGGCGTCCTTCATGACAGTTTACCGCATGGACGAAATACAGGTCAAAGCCATTTCGGACTTGGTGAACAAAAAGGATGTCAAATTCTCCGTAGTCTGGGGCTCAGATGAAATGCTGTATTTTGAGAACATGATGAAAACCGAAGAAGCATTTCACGATCTATGGAAAAGTTCCAACCTATACCCGGACTATCAACAATATGCATTTAATGAAATAGTCTGGGACTACCCTGTCAGAGATACGTTTACCAAACTATGGCAGAGTATGTCAACTACGGGATTTTTCAATACTACAGCCGAGGCACTGAAAAGAGTGGCTGAGGGGAATTTTATACTTTTGACAAAGACAGACACTGCGAAATATTTAATATCACATAACTGTGACGTGAAGTCCCTGGGGTCTCCCATGGGCTATCATCCTGTTGGGTTCGCACTAAAGAAAGATTCCAGCCTTTTATCAACACTGTCCAACAG TTTCATGCAGATTCAGCAGTCTTCAGGCGTAGAAAGTCTGAAGAGGAAATGGTGGGAAAATGGAgatttgatgtgtgacactggAGAGGTGATACAGGAGATCGGGTTCACAGAAATCGCCTACTGGTTTCTGACTCCCTTGTTTGGTATCAGCCTTGGGGTATTTGTCCTTGGAGTAGAGCGTATCGTCCGGTACCGAATCAGCACCACAGCTAAG aagtacactgTTCGGAATGGTTATGCAAAATCACAGCATTTTCAGGACAACGATGGAGAAGAGCGCAATGGACAGAATACAAGGAATACAACCAATGGATTTTGTGACGATAGTTCTAAAAATGTGATGACTGCCGGCAACAAAGGCATGTCTTATCTATAA